Proteins co-encoded in one Parus major isolate Abel chromosome 17, Parus_major1.1, whole genome shotgun sequence genomic window:
- the LOC117245222 gene encoding glutamate receptor ionotropic, NMDA 1-like encodes MSIYSDKSIHLSFLRTVPPYSHQANVWFEMMRVFNWNHVILIVSDDHEGRAAQKKLETLLEEKESKSKKRNYENLDQLSYDNKRGPKAEKVLQFDPGTKNVTSLLLEAKELEARVIILSAR; translated from the exons ATGTCTATATATTCTGATAAG AGCATCCACCTGTCCTTTTTGCGCACGGTCCCACCTTACTCTCACCAGGCCAACGTCTGGTTTGAGATGATGAGAGTCTTCAACTGGAACCACGTCATTCTGATAGTCAGCGACGACCACGAGGGTCGTGCTGCACAAAAGAAGCTGGAGACCCTCCTGGAGGAGAAAGAGTCCAAG AGTAAAAAAAGGAACTATGAAAACCTCGACCAACTTTCCTATGACAACAAGCGAGGACCCAAG GCTGAGAAAGTGCTTCAGTTTGACCCTGGAACCAAAAATGTGACATCGCTGCTGCTGGAGGCGAAGGAGCTGGAAGCCAGGGTGATCATCCTCTCTGCCAGgtga